The Shewanella sp. NFH-SH190041 genome has a window encoding:
- the mtnC gene encoding acireductone synthase: MGIRAIVVDTAGTTTDLDFIHNVLFPYSVKALPEFLERNQHNVLVDNCISDVRDIALEPDASLARVTEILQQWVMEDRKATPLKTLQGLIWKEGYAKGEFTGHIYPDFITAIKAYRAQNLRVYSFSSGSAEAQAMLFGHSDGGDLNPLFNGHFDTRTGSKVDKQAYLNIINTISLTGKQILFVSDNLDELKAAAAAGMLVCQMVREDGIHTGDYRTVRNFDELTFN, from the coding sequence ATGGGCATCAGAGCCATCGTGGTGGATACCGCAGGTACCACAACTGATCTGGACTTTATTCACAATGTGCTGTTTCCCTATTCAGTCAAGGCACTGCCTGAATTCCTCGAGCGCAATCAACACAACGTCCTGGTCGATAACTGTATCAGTGATGTGCGGGATATCGCGCTGGAGCCAGACGCCAGCCTGGCTCGGGTAACTGAAATTCTGCAGCAGTGGGTAATGGAAGACCGTAAAGCAACCCCCCTGAAAACCTTGCAGGGACTCATCTGGAAAGAAGGCTATGCCAAAGGTGAATTTACCGGTCACATTTACCCGGATTTTATCACTGCCATAAAAGCCTATCGCGCACAGAACTTGCGCGTTTATAGCTTCTCATCCGGCTCAGCTGAGGCCCAAGCAATGCTGTTTGGTCACAGTGACGGCGGCGATCTCAATCCACTATTTAATGGCCATTTTGATACCCGAACCGGCAGTAAGGTCGACAAACAAGCCTACCTAAATATCATCAATACCATCAGTTTAACCGGTAAACAGATCCTGTTTGTCTCTGATAATCTTGATGAACTAAAAGCGGCAGCAGCCGCAGGTATGCTGGTGTGTCAGATGGTGCGTGAAGATGGTATCCATACCGGCGATTACCGTACCGTTCGCAATTTTGATGAGCTGACGTTCAACTAA
- a CDS encoding PglL family O-oligosaccharyltransferase — protein sequence MAQAAPQHLPSGHTTGFSFLFVLIFGLYMLLGMHYFQPNLGGAGLQLPTNAIGWIFITLMIALGLWHIATTSTLRYNRFNLVLLLGGAMMTLPLCWASGITAPLSYARLLGLWGGILFFVSLQQMRFNPQQKRTLLYLILTAVLIESLFSLYQYFLLQSGNIFGYNTVINRPYGIFQQPNVAASFLTTGVALSLYLLSTESRQSAKWLCLVTLFVAVIPVVILQSRTGYLSLVIAPMLMLPWAWHRCYKAQRLPELLAWLALYAVSMLLGSLTLEQADSVARAAAEMTNPGARVPIYLHSLEMFLEKPWLGWGYGSFEVSYLHSYTNALAYGHALPGSAPNLDHPHNELLFWAVEGGIIPLAGIAIMAAGFLHGVFKHNSGFKSIALVGLLFPILLHTQTEYPFYQSVIHWVIFITLIWLQCGDIECREISVRASFLVKFLALLIPLLTALYMLTTLHTTYLMVKYEQSNPKDLRPLTHVINPESFMVRFDNAVNSFRLQTALIKNDRNEMKHYIHWAQYVSETTPRATVYYNWIRALWQLGQQQQARNLLAKAKVLYPGENILQQMVLTNATKANASDTSDNATPVSQPSPSIKTPVRPEPKQPVMSSPIDIKTYG from the coding sequence ATGGCACAGGCAGCACCGCAGCATCTTCCCTCCGGGCATACAACCGGGTTCTCCTTTTTATTTGTTCTGATTTTCGGCCTCTATATGCTGCTGGGCATGCACTATTTTCAACCCAATCTCGGCGGTGCCGGGCTGCAACTGCCCACGAATGCCATCGGCTGGATATTTATCACCCTGATGATCGCCTTGGGGCTGTGGCATATCGCCACAACAAGCACGCTACGTTATAACCGTTTTAACCTGGTTTTATTACTAGGTGGGGCTATGATGACGCTCCCACTCTGCTGGGCCAGCGGCATTACCGCGCCGTTGAGCTATGCGCGACTACTGGGACTTTGGGGCGGGATACTGTTCTTTGTGTCACTGCAACAGATGCGTTTTAATCCACAGCAAAAACGCACGCTGTTATATCTGATCCTTACCGCGGTATTGATTGAATCGTTATTTAGCCTGTATCAGTATTTTCTGCTGCAATCGGGGAATATCTTCGGCTATAACACAGTGATCAACCGCCCCTATGGTATCTTCCAACAGCCTAATGTGGCCGCATCTTTTCTAACCACTGGCGTTGCGCTGTCGTTATATCTACTCAGTACCGAGTCACGTCAAAGTGCAAAGTGGTTATGTTTAGTCACCCTGTTTGTCGCAGTGATCCCCGTAGTGATCCTGCAATCCCGCACCGGTTATCTATCACTGGTGATCGCGCCAATGCTAATGCTACCTTGGGCTTGGCATCGCTGTTATAAAGCTCAGCGTTTACCAGAGCTACTTGCTTGGTTAGCACTATACGCGGTGAGCATGTTACTCGGCAGCCTGACGCTAGAACAGGCTGACAGCGTCGCCCGAGCAGCCGCAGAAATGACCAACCCCGGTGCTCGCGTTCCCATTTATCTTCACAGTCTGGAGATGTTTTTAGAAAAGCCCTGGCTGGGCTGGGGTTATGGCAGTTTTGAAGTCAGCTACCTGCACTCCTATACCAACGCCTTAGCCTATGGCCATGCTCTGCCCGGTTCAGCGCCTAATTTGGATCACCCCCATAATGAGCTGCTGTTTTGGGCGGTTGAAGGTGGGATTATCCCCTTGGCCGGTATTGCCATCATGGCCGCGGGCTTTCTCCATGGGGTGTTTAAACATAATTCCGGTTTTAAATCCATCGCCCTCGTTGGACTGCTATTCCCTATTTTGTTACATACCCAAACTGAATATCCATTTTACCAGTCAGTCATCCACTGGGTAATTTTTATTACTTTGATTTGGCTACAATGCGGTGATATTGAATGCCGCGAGATCTCCGTGCGCGCCAGTTTTTTAGTTAAATTTCTCGCGCTATTAATCCCTCTGCTCACTGCGCTATATATGCTGACTACGCTACACACCACCTATTTGATGGTGAAATATGAGCAATCGAACCCTAAAGATCTACGCCCATTGACCCATGTGATAAACCCGGAAAGTTTTATGGTACGGTTTGATAATGCCGTCAATAGTTTCCGGCTACAGACCGCGCTGATAAAAAATGATCGCAATGAAATGAAGCACTATATTCACTGGGCCCAATATGTCAGTGAAACAACCCCTCGTGCAACTGTGTACTACAACTGGATCCGCGCCCTATGGCAGCTGGGTCAGCAGCAACAAGCCCGCAATTTACTGGCTAAGGCTAAAGTGCTCTATCCGGGGGAGAATATTTTGCAGCAAATGGTACTGACAAATGCAACAAAGGCTAACGCCTCCGATACCTCAGATAATGCCACGCCAGTCAGTCAACCCTCACCATCAATCAAAACACCGGTAAGGCCAGAGCCAAAACAACCCGTGATGTCCAGCCCGATTGATATCAAGACCTATGGTTAG
- a CDS encoding ABC transporter permease, whose protein sequence is MGILTTLLRKELLDAVRDKRSVMAGLYYALGTPLIVCALFFVLIGQLTSPTDLNITIKNPQYAPDLIRYLSNQGIVHAPADSKAHKNITLTISEQYPQQMQQAQQAEVLLQADRSDEKLQQSIRRLEQQLSAYSSEIASLRLIARGIDPRVVQPLKINMEDQATAVSRGGFILGLAIFTMIYAVFISGMNLAIDTSAGERERHSLALLLSHPILPRQLVLAKILAVTVFAMLGLALILLISKFAYTLVPWQELGFNISITPTFMLLMLLIGFPVALMAASLQIFVSFMAKTFKEAQSYLTLVLILPMGIAMMASYQIAPDLLQWLPVSGQQQALMAFVKGQAIPLFPLLIASVITLLMALLMALALEKMLKSEKIIFGL, encoded by the coding sequence ATGGGAATACTGACCACATTGCTACGTAAAGAGCTGCTTGATGCCGTACGCGACAAGCGTTCAGTCATGGCCGGATTATATTATGCGCTGGGTACACCTCTGATTGTTTGTGCGCTGTTTTTTGTTTTGATCGGCCAATTGACCAGCCCGACAGATCTAAATATTACCATTAAAAATCCCCAATATGCGCCAGATCTGATCCGTTATCTCAGTAATCAAGGCATAGTGCACGCCCCGGCTGACAGCAAAGCCCATAAAAATATTACCCTCACCATCAGCGAACAATACCCGCAACAAATGCAACAGGCACAACAGGCCGAAGTGCTGTTACAAGCCGATCGCTCCGATGAAAAATTACAGCAATCTATCCGGCGACTGGAACAGCAACTGTCAGCTTACAGCAGTGAGATTGCCAGCTTGCGCTTAATCGCCCGGGGAATCGATCCCAGGGTCGTCCAACCATTAAAAATTAATATGGAAGATCAGGCCACCGCTGTATCCCGGGGCGGATTTATTCTCGGGCTGGCCATTTTTACCATGATCTATGCGGTATTTATTTCTGGCATGAACCTGGCGATTGATACCAGCGCAGGAGAGCGGGAGCGTCATTCTCTGGCATTGTTGCTAAGCCACCCCATCCTACCGCGCCAACTGGTGCTGGCGAAAATTCTCGCGGTAACCGTATTTGCTATGCTGGGGCTGGCGCTGATTCTGCTGATATCAAAATTTGCTTATACCCTAGTGCCTTGGCAAGAACTGGGCTTCAATATCAGCATCACACCGACGTTTATGCTGCTGATGCTACTGATTGGGTTTCCGGTTGCGCTGATGGCCGCCAGCCTGCAGATTTTTGTCTCCTTTATGGCCAAAACATTCAAAGAAGCACAATCTTATCTAACGTTAGTACTCATTCTGCCAATGGGGATCGCCATGATGGCCAGTTACCAAATCGCACCCGATCTATTGCAATGGTTGCCGGTATCGGGGCAACAGCAAGCACTGATGGCATTTGTAAAAGGTCAGGCTATTCCGCTATTTCCGTTGCTAATCGCTTCTGTCATAACGTTACTTATGGCACTCTTAATGGCGTTAGCATTGGAAAAAATGCTGAAAAGTGAAAAAATCATTTTTGGCCTTTAA
- a CDS encoding heavy metal-binding domain-containing protein has protein sequence MIVTTTPSIEGRRIVAYRGVVAGEAILGANFFKDMFAGIRDLVGGRSGTYERELNRAREIALQELQQKAAELGANAVVGVDLDYEVMGQNNGMLMVSASGTAVVVE, from the coding sequence ATGATTGTGACAACGACACCAAGCATTGAAGGGCGACGGATAGTGGCATATCGCGGCGTTGTTGCTGGGGAAGCTATTCTGGGGGCTAATTTTTTTAAGGATATGTTTGCAGGGATCCGTGATTTAGTCGGCGGCCGTTCTGGCACCTATGAGCGAGAGTTAAATCGTGCGCGAGAGATTGCTCTGCAGGAACTGCAACAAAAAGCGGCTGAATTGGGGGCTAATGCTGTAGTTGGGGTGGATTTAGATTATGAAGTGATGGGACAAAATAATGGCATGCTGATGGTTTCAGCTTCCGGCACTGCGGTGGTGGTGGAATAA
- a CDS encoding AMP-dependent synthetase/ligase: protein MSLNQYHVIKLLKQQAEIRPQATALEGFEQSAPWHKVSWQAFDTISNKLAQVLIGFDFGIQDRAVILSQNCPQWTCVDVAVLKARGIVVPVYPTSTLEQAAYIINDAQAKVLFVNDATQYQMALELRQLCASLTHIIVFDAAVSLTDAPQQYHLDSLLEAPLPQAAAVAELKQRLADANLDDLLTLIYTSGTTGDPKGVMLDYRNFASTVRQHDKKLAYTPGDVSLAFLPLSHVFERGWSFYVLCRGGHNVYLSDTNRVKEAIAAVKPHTLCVVPRFLEKVYSAVMEKVGKAPQTRQRLFHWALATGARQFEASQGRAGGSWLLAAKWQLANKLVFSKLRNVLGGRLKFMPCGGAALDPKVGGFFQAIDVPVLCGYGMTETTATVTCNTLDNRVVGSNGQVLPEVEVKLGTDSEILVRGDTVMRGYYNRPEDTAAAFEDGWLKTGDAGLLDAQGNLFITDRIKELMKTSNGKYIAPQRVEGTVGCCPFIEQVAIIADARNYVTALIVPAYEALEYWAREKGLKYESPLELLRHSHVVEHFEQRLKTMQHGLAGFEKIKKFTLLPEAFSMEAGLITPTMKLRRKMIYHKYASEINAMYGH, encoded by the coding sequence ATGTCCCTAAACCAGTATCACGTCATCAAACTTTTAAAGCAGCAGGCTGAGATCCGCCCGCAAGCAACGGCTTTAGAAGGATTTGAACAGTCTGCCCCCTGGCATAAAGTCAGTTGGCAAGCATTTGATACCATCAGTAACAAATTGGCACAGGTGTTAATCGGATTTGATTTTGGCATCCAAGATCGGGCTGTGATTCTGTCGCAAAATTGCCCGCAGTGGACCTGTGTTGATGTGGCGGTATTAAAAGCCCGCGGCATTGTCGTGCCGGTATACCCAACCAGCACGCTAGAGCAGGCGGCCTACATCATTAATGATGCGCAGGCGAAGGTCCTGTTCGTCAATGATGCGACCCAGTACCAGATGGCGCTTGAATTGCGTCAACTGTGTGCATCTTTAACCCATATTATTGTATTTGATGCTGCGGTTTCCCTGACGGATGCGCCGCAGCAATATCATCTGGATAGTTTGCTGGAGGCTCCGTTGCCTCAGGCCGCTGCCGTTGCTGAATTAAAGCAGCGTCTGGCGGACGCTAATCTGGATGATCTGTTGACCCTGATTTACACCTCGGGCACCACTGGCGATCCTAAAGGGGTGATGCTGGATTACCGTAACTTTGCTTCAACGGTACGTCAGCATGATAAGAAATTGGCTTATACGCCGGGTGATGTGTCACTGGCTTTTCTGCCGTTGTCACATGTGTTCGAGCGTGGCTGGAGTTTCTATGTGCTCTGCCGCGGAGGACACAATGTGTATTTGTCTGATACTAACCGCGTCAAAGAAGCCATTGCTGCTGTTAAGCCTCACACCTTGTGTGTGGTGCCTCGTTTCCTGGAAAAGGTCTACAGTGCGGTGATGGAAAAGGTGGGTAAAGCCCCACAGACTCGCCAAAGGCTGTTCCATTGGGCACTTGCAACCGGTGCTCGGCAGTTTGAAGCTTCCCAAGGCCGCGCTGGTGGGTCGTGGCTGTTGGCGGCTAAATGGCAATTGGCTAATAAATTAGTGTTTTCCAAGCTGCGCAATGTACTCGGTGGTCGCTTGAAGTTTATGCCTTGCGGCGGCGCGGCGTTGGATCCTAAAGTCGGTGGTTTTTTCCAAGCGATTGATGTGCCTGTACTGTGTGGCTATGGCATGACAGAAACGACGGCAACGGTTACCTGTAATACGCTGGATAACCGGGTGGTTGGCTCTAATGGTCAAGTGCTGCCGGAAGTGGAAGTGAAATTAGGCACCGACAGTGAAATTCTGGTGCGTGGCGATACTGTGATGCGTGGTTATTACAACCGTCCAGAAGATACTGCTGCGGCATTTGAAGATGGTTGGCTGAAAACCGGTGATGCTGGGCTATTGGATGCACAAGGGAACTTGTTTATTACTGACCGCATTAAAGAGCTGATGAAAACATCTAACGGTAAGTATATTGCGCCACAGCGGGTGGAAGGTACGGTCGGTTGTTGTCCTTTCATCGAGCAGGTAGCGATTATTGCTGATGCCCGTAACTATGTGACGGCATTGATTGTACCGGCTTATGAAGCCTTAGAGTATTGGGCGCGGGAAAAGGGGCTGAAGTATGAGTCACCATTGGAGCTGTTACGTCACAGCCATGTGGTTGAGCACTTTGAGCAGCGCCTGAAGACCATGCAACATGGATTAGCCGGGTTCGAAAAAATCAAAAAATTCACTCTGCTGCCAGAAGCTTTTTCTATGGAAGCGGGCCTAATTACTCCGACGATGAAGCTGCGTCGTAAGATGATTTACCATAAGTATGCCAGCGAAATTAATGCTATGTATGGTCACTAG
- a CDS encoding alpha/beta hydrolase: MFPRKHGHYRRGATSITALPSLFVLLLLIITTAMTTRACAATAHANTPPTTHSQSPAATSLTSCYLPGLAEKVRCGTIMVPEDSNNPTGQQIAIHYAVLPAIKNSQPDRAMLAISGGPGQSAIDNAPLFNRLLHEVRQFRDIILIDQRGTGRSSLLQCELPDITTALAMNDEQQDLIQQTQQCLTQQQADIRHYDSRSALEDFEAVRRHAGYRYLDLYGISYGTRMAQLYMRHYPQALTTVTLDGVVPMQQNLLYIGQAISRATQLMLDDCRQSPSCHQAYPNLAADLATIEQQLATQPITTTVAAPLSGEQVPLQLTRSKFLSAIRMALYSPNTRSMLPFAITQAAKQHYQPIIGLYHLTLDAAGIAMGMHASVICAEDIPFADEAALSAARQSYIGRTMVDSLQKICTVWQMPAAAADFHQPINSTIPTLLLSGQLDPATPPAWGELAMQQLRNARHLVAPYAGHGVAIQTCAHRLIADFVNGKELSALDADCLKQDTRRSFYLNANTMEAWQPTATQEQPYD; the protein is encoded by the coding sequence ATGTTCCCTCGTAAGCATGGTCACTATCGCAGAGGTGCCACCAGCATAACGGCACTACCATCGCTATTCGTGCTATTGCTGCTGATTATCACGACAGCAATGACAACAAGGGCCTGCGCCGCGACAGCCCACGCCAATACTCCACCCACTACGCATTCTCAATCCCCGGCTGCGACGTCTCTCACCTCCTGTTATCTCCCCGGATTGGCTGAAAAGGTGCGCTGCGGCACAATCATGGTGCCCGAAGACAGTAACAATCCGACAGGCCAACAGATCGCCATACATTACGCCGTACTACCGGCGATCAAAAACAGTCAGCCAGATCGAGCAATGCTGGCTATCAGTGGCGGGCCGGGACAATCGGCCATTGATAATGCCCCGCTGTTCAACCGTTTATTACACGAGGTGCGCCAGTTCCGGGATATTATCTTGATTGATCAGCGCGGCACCGGACGTTCCTCCCTGCTGCAATGCGAGTTACCCGATATCACTACTGCACTGGCGATGAATGATGAACAACAAGATTTAATTCAGCAAACTCAGCAATGCCTGACACAGCAGCAAGCTGATATCCGCCATTATGACAGCCGGTCGGCATTGGAAGATTTTGAAGCGGTGCGCCGTCATGCCGGTTACCGCTATTTAGATCTGTACGGTATCTCTTATGGTACCCGGATGGCACAGCTATATATGCGCCATTATCCCCAAGCATTAACCACAGTTACCCTAGATGGCGTGGTGCCCATGCAGCAAAACTTACTGTATATCGGCCAAGCCATCAGCCGTGCAACGCAACTGATGCTGGATGATTGCCGTCAAAGCCCCAGCTGCCATCAGGCCTACCCCAATCTGGCAGCAGATTTAGCCACGATAGAACAACAACTGGCTACCCAGCCCATCACCACGACAGTCGCAGCACCACTGAGTGGTGAACAGGTACCACTGCAATTGACCCGCAGTAAATTTCTGTCCGCCATCAGAATGGCACTGTACAGCCCCAATACCCGCAGTATGCTGCCATTTGCCATCACCCAGGCAGCCAAACAACACTACCAACCCATCATCGGCCTTTATCATCTGACGCTGGATGCCGCCGGTATCGCTATGGGCATGCACGCCTCCGTTATTTGTGCTGAAGATATCCCCTTTGCCGATGAAGCAGCGCTTAGCGCCGCGCGTCAAAGCTATATTGGCCGCACCATGGTCGATAGTTTGCAAAAAATCTGTACTGTCTGGCAGATGCCTGCCGCTGCGGCGGATTTCCACCAGCCAATTAACAGTACCATTCCCACGCTATTACTGTCCGGGCAACTGGATCCGGCGACACCACCGGCTTGGGGCGAATTAGCCATGCAGCAGCTCCGCAATGCTCGCCATCTTGTCGCGCCCTACGCCGGACACGGGGTTGCCATACAAACCTGCGCTCACCGCCTGATTGCAGACTTTGTCAACGGAAAGGAGCTAAGTGCATTAGACGCGGACTGCCTAAAGCAAGATACCCGGCGTAGTTTTTATCTGAATGCCAATACTATGGAAGCCTGGCAACCCACGGCCACACAGGAGCAGCCTTATGATTAA
- a CDS encoding ATP-binding cassette domain-containing protein — MINVTGLSKCIGGVQALDNLSFSAMDGQITGLLGPNGAGKTTCLRTLFGLLSPDAGRAEIEGIDIAQSPLLAKQQLGLFPDPFGLYERLTPREYIHYYACLSGMTKRDAHSATDSVINQLGLGDIADRRCKGFSQGQCMKTALAQAIVHQPRNIILDEPTRGLDVMSTRVLRQILLSLRDKGHCVLFSSHVMQEVAALCDQVVVMAKGRVVATGSPAQLCAQTGHESLEDAFIHLIGTDEGIAA, encoded by the coding sequence ATGATTAATGTAACGGGTCTGAGTAAATGTATCGGTGGCGTGCAGGCGCTAGATAATCTGAGTTTCAGCGCAATGGATGGCCAAATCACCGGGCTGCTGGGACCCAATGGCGCAGGGAAAACGACCTGTCTGCGCACCCTGTTCGGCCTGCTGTCACCTGATGCCGGCCGAGCAGAAATTGAAGGCATCGATATCGCCCAATCCCCCCTCTTGGCCAAGCAACAGCTAGGACTGTTTCCCGATCCCTTCGGGTTATATGAACGTCTCACGCCACGGGAATATATCCACTACTATGCCTGTCTCAGCGGCATGACCAAGCGCGATGCCCACAGCGCCACGGATTCTGTCATCAACCAACTGGGGCTTGGCGATATTGCTGATCGTCGCTGTAAAGGTTTCTCCCAGGGACAATGTATGAAAACAGCACTGGCGCAAGCCATCGTGCATCAGCCGCGCAATATTATTCTCGATGAGCCAACCCGGGGGCTGGATGTCATGAGCACGCGGGTACTACGCCAGATCCTCCTATCATTGCGGGATAAAGGCCACTGCGTACTGTTTTCCAGCCATGTGATGCAAGAGGTTGCCGCACTGTGCGATCAAGTGGTGGTGATGGCCAAAGGGCGGGTCGTCGCAACCGGCAGCCCGGCGCAACTGTGCGCACAAACCGGCCATGAGTCGCTGGAAGATGCCTTTATTCATTTAATTGGAACAGATGAAGGGATTGCCGCCTGA
- a CDS encoding methyltransferase family protein, with product MTLKIPPLLLIILFLLLAWLVAVLTPTLTVSDSVRWGWLSLWSIFGVVFAAAGILAFRRQGTTVDPRVPQQASSLVCTGIYCVSRNPMYVGFAGILLGWIGFLASPVALLLLPLFIRYLTVFQIKAEEAALRQRFGIAFDRYCLRVRRWL from the coding sequence ATGACGTTAAAAATTCCGCCATTATTGCTGATAATTTTATTTCTGCTGTTAGCCTGGTTGGTGGCAGTATTGACCCCGACGCTGACTGTATCTGATAGCGTACGCTGGGGATGGCTGTCGCTATGGTCAATATTTGGCGTGGTGTTTGCCGCTGCCGGTATACTGGCGTTCCGGCGACAAGGCACCACGGTTGATCCCCGGGTGCCGCAGCAGGCATCGAGCTTAGTGTGTACGGGCATTTACTGTGTTAGCCGTAATCCCATGTATGTCGGCTTTGCGGGTATTTTATTGGGCTGGATAGGTTTTTTGGCCAGTCCAGTCGCGCTACTGCTGTTGCCGTTATTTATTCGCTATTTGACCGTGTTTCAGATAAAAGCGGAGGAGGCCGCTTTGCGGCAGCGCTTTGGTATTGCGTTTGATCGCTATTGTCTGCGGGTGCGGCGCTGGCTTTGA
- a CDS encoding acyl-CoA thioesterase translates to MTAFRLTLQPRFNETDALGHINNTVIPAWFEAGRTPIFEIFNPSLALSRWNLIVAGYQINFSAPTFYGKDVAITTEVVRLGQASFDLRQRCWQDDKLTAQAVTTMVHYNYDAAASEAIPAVVRAQLAALLVMENEVE, encoded by the coding sequence ATGACAGCTTTTCGTCTGACGTTACAGCCAAGGTTTAATGAAACCGATGCGCTGGGCCATATTAATAACACTGTGATACCAGCCTGGTTTGAAGCTGGGCGAACGCCGATATTTGAAATCTTTAATCCGAGTTTAGCGTTATCACGTTGGAATTTGATTGTGGCGGGTTATCAGATAAATTTCAGCGCGCCCACTTTTTATGGCAAGGATGTGGCCATTACGACAGAAGTTGTGCGGCTGGGACAAGCCAGTTTCGATTTACGTCAACGTTGTTGGCAGGATGATAAGCTGACAGCTCAAGCGGTTACCACTATGGTGCATTACAACTATGATGCTGCTGCCAGTGAAGCCATTCCGGCTGTGGTGCGAGCGCAGCTGGCTGCGTTATTGGTAATGGAAAATGAGGTTGAATAA
- a CDS encoding aspartate/glutamate racemase family protein, with protein MKTIGLLGGMSWESTVSYYRLINEGIKAKLGGLHSGKIILNSVDFAQIEQLQHAGDWQATAVILSQAAQSVQAGGADMLLICTNTMHKVAEEIELAINIPLLHIADATADRLLADGIDCVGLLGTRFTMEQAFYRERLQARGIKVLVPDEAGRTLVHNIIYQELCLGQVKAASRCAYVDIVAKLAAAGAQGVILGCTEIGLLLTQADTQVPLYDTTAIHAAAAVERALDGLLS; from the coding sequence ATGAAAACGATAGGTTTATTGGGTGGAATGAGTTGGGAGTCGACGGTCAGTTACTACCGTTTGATTAATGAAGGTATTAAGGCAAAACTCGGTGGGCTGCACAGTGGCAAAATTATCCTCAACAGCGTTGATTTTGCCCAGATTGAGCAGTTGCAGCATGCTGGCGACTGGCAGGCTACGGCGGTGATTTTGTCCCAAGCCGCGCAGTCAGTTCAGGCGGGTGGGGCTGACATGTTACTGATTTGCACTAATACCATGCATAAAGTGGCTGAAGAGATTGAGTTAGCCATCAATATTCCTCTTCTGCATATCGCTGATGCGACCGCGGATCGACTCCTAGCCGATGGCATTGATTGTGTCGGTCTGTTAGGCACTCGCTTTACCATGGAGCAGGCTTTTTATCGGGAACGGCTTCAAGCGCGGGGCATTAAAGTCTTGGTTCCGGATGAAGCGGGTCGGACGCTGGTGCATAACATTATTTATCAGGAGTTGTGTTTAGGGCAGGTTAAAGCCGCTTCTCGCTGTGCTTATGTTGATATTGTCGCGAAATTAGCCGCCGCAGGGGCTCAGGGGGTGATACTGGGCTGCACAGAAATTGGTTTGTTACTCACGCAGGCTGATACCCAAGTGCCACTGTATGACACCACCGCAATTCATGCTGCTGCAGCGGTTGAGCGAGCCCTTGACGGGCTGTTAAGCTGA